DNA sequence from the Juglans microcarpa x Juglans regia isolate MS1-56 chromosome 5S, Jm3101_v1.0, whole genome shotgun sequence genome:
AGCAGTTCCCAGCTTCCTAACTTCATAGATTTCAagcatttttgttctttttcttattGTCACTTATTTTGTGTACTTACTTACTAGGGTTGCGCCCCTCTACAGTTTCTATAAGATTACatcattcatataaaaaaaatatctatatttcaATGATTATTTCATGTTTGCTTCTGGTAATCTTTCTATAACCTTTTCCATTAGTATCTCCTAAATGAGATAATTTCCTATTCGGGATAGTTTATAATTGCAATTGTAATTGTATTTCAATTCATACAGAATTTTTCAGTCTGTGTTGGGCTGTGAGACATGGACCATTCACCCCCAGCATTTCCTATCCTTGGACAGGACTTGGCCACGATAAAGAAAGATACAAGTCTGAATTTTTAATTACATGCCATTCTTCTAGACTGAAGAATTCTCCAGAATTCCTACTAGGCAACtaaggctcgtttgttttcgcagatgagatgagatgagttgagattaaagttaaaaagttgaataaagtattgttagaatatattttttaatattatttttgttttgggatttgaaaaagttgaatagtttattttattttgtattggaagttgagaaaattgtaatgattagatgaaatgagatgttatgttttctgaaaacaaacgaggcaaattttttttccagaatCATGCACAGAAGTGAATATTGAATACATGTAACTCTGACCATACCAAAGTGAATGTTGAGATAAGGTGACATTATATCATCTCCGCTTCTTTTTGGATGAACAGATCATCTGATTTCAGTTGGATGTCATTGATTAAAGTCTTTCTTAACAATTTATCAAAAGCATGGATTAGAGAGATATGAATTACACGTAACTCCGAACCTACAGTTCATTTGGAATGGATCTTACTTTTTCTAGTAAGATAACATGCGTGGAAAGAAGCTGGCAAACAAGTTAAGCTCCCTTTCTTTTTATGTAGAATTGACAATCTCTCTTATGGAATTGTAAAACTTCAAATATCCCACACTTCAGGTAATTGTTTGCATAAACGAGCATCAGAAAGCATCAATCCTGCAAAACATAGCAGTAGTCAATCAAAAGACCAAGATAAATTTCACAATGCAGGACTTTTCAGGGAACGAATAAAGAACAACATTGGATTCCTGAAATAACGAGGAAAGGAAAATACACTGCACATGACACACACggcatgaaaattttaaaatccacCGAGTGAGTTACAATGTATCGCCCTTATTCTTATGAATTTCCCATGATGAAGAtgtaagagaaataaaaaataaaaataaaaactttacttttcGGTTCCTTCCTTTTAAGAATTCCTCAATCTAcagtttcaagtttcaacacTGCGGaaaactcaagcaaacaacttAAAGCCGGTTTAGAtattctcactactattcactactattcataaatttcaactcacaaatctcattattattcacaaaccatctcaactcatttcatctcatctctgaatccaaattaCTACCAACAAAACACGCACAAAGCACTACCAAAGTATTAAACAGCCGTACAAtcatagaaggaaaaaaaaaaaccccacatGAATTATATGTGTGTTGTGTGGTCCgagggagagacagagagatagGGAGAACTGGCTTACCGAGGAACCATGGGGAGCACTGGAGGCTGTGGCTAAGTTTAATGCTGGCAGAGATAATGGTGCAATTGTTTCTCAATTCTCAGCTTTTGTCTGCCCGTTCGTAACGTGTTCTATTAGGCTGTTAAGTGTTAACGGCGTCCAAGATCTCTCGGTTCATTGACGGCTGCCCCTGCTCTTATATcactttgtcatttttttatttatctatgttGAGCTagcgttatttttatttaaaatttaaattataaacattataaagtctattttaaatatcaatccaatctcttcttcattttcaatattataaaatccaaataaaattttaaacaatctaaatattttaatatttttttttttcagaagatATTGGATAGATACCACAGCGTCCTCACAAAAggctttttagatttttttatatattttatgtatttcctatgcaaaaagaatatatatatatatatatatatatatatacacacacacacaattgtttagagtatattatttttcaagtaaTTAAATGAACTTTATTTGTCATGGCTTTATTGTGCTGTTGTCAGTATGTTTAGGTCACAACATCAAGTCACAAATCAACTTGTGTACcgatagaaacaaaatgtctACAAAGGAACTTATACAGGTCAGCtgaattttataacttttttttttctttgttagttCTAATGACAAAGTGATAAAGGTTTGGACCGATCCttgataatcttttttttattttattggcatAGGGTGTCTAAGAACAAAATCTCGATTAATCCGATGAtgcaaaatttcttgaaaataagATTATCcatctcgggtaattcaagaaaAAGTTCTCTCAATCTAATAGTctttaaaaattgtttatacCTAAGAGAATTCGAACCTTAAATCCAAAGGAAGCATATGACCAAGACTCAGATCTTTACCGTGTTGGTATTCAATGAATCGTTGGTTTCCACTTATTTGGTGCCATCGCAAGAGAATTCAGGCTTGGAATTGACCTTTGTGCTGCTGTGGTACTTGGTAGTTTCCCCCCACTTGGTCTATTGCTTTGTGGCCCGAAACATTAGTCATGGGGTCTACCACAACCACCGTTTCCCGTCTCAAACGTTATCGAAAGCTTTGAAAACAATTTTCCAAAGCTTTCATACGTTTTAtcgttttcattttttcagACATATAGAATCTTTAGGCTACTAACATGTTGTGTTGCTCGTGTTGATCATATCATCCAATGTATAATAGAAGCCATACGCTATTTGAGGCCTTCCATTAAACTTACACTCACCAATATTTTCGGTTTCATGATTCTTCTACAGAAGTTACGAGGCTTATTGGTGGTAGATAAAGGTGGTTAATAGCTCACACCCTAAAGAAGTTATGAAATGATATTGATCACTGtcttcaagaaaagaaaaagataatccATTAAGCAGGATATGGAAAGATTCAAAGGGGCTATTAGCTTGAGAAATCAAACGCAATGGACAAGCAcgaaaaaattttcatttccttaTAAACAGaacctcttcttcttttttcgtCTTGTCATTtttacacctttttttttctaattttctattcCAAGGATTTGTTGGTAAAGCTAACTGTAAACTGATAAAGGACACGAGAATGAACAAGGATGGATACAAGAGTTGCAACCTTGCCCTATACAAAAGCTGCAGAATGCGAAATGCGAGACATTGATTTGATTTGACACTAGAAACAGAGCTACAAGCTTGCTCCCTTCAGCGAGGCTGCTGGATGCGTCGGGGGCTGCATTTCGGGTTCACGTACTTGGCTGGCTTCTCATTATACTTCTTTGCAGGTTGAACTGGGGACTTGGGACCTCTTTCATCCAAAGTTTTCAGATTCTTCACCAGTGTTTCAGCATTCATTTCCAAGCCTGTCGCTCCATATCCAATATGGTAAAAACAGTTAACTCCAATGATCTAACAGGATTTACCGAAATTACAAGAAATTTCATGACCATATTACAATATATGTGCACCTCTGTGTTCAGAAGATTGGACAAAATACTCCTCAAATTGAGCTTCCATATTTGAAAAATCTCCAccatcatcaaattcaaaagTCTCTGGCAGCAAGTCAGCTACATCGATACCATCAAAGTCATCCTCAGCATTGTCACAGAAACTATCCTCACCCTGACGCTGGCTGAGCCAATAGTCATGGTACCATGATGAGGTTGTGACCAGTTGCCACCATTCTGGAGAGAAATCCTCCACTTGGCGGAAAGCAGCAGGAATGAAAAGAGGTGCGTTGGGGTTCAATGTCGACCTTCCTCCTGAAACCATTGCCATCTTTTTCAATCACCGCCGAGCCTTGAATCTTTAACCTGTACTTCCAAAGTAGCAGGACATTAGATAACATCAAGAAGCAGGGACCATGAACGGAAGGAAAAAGGAAGCAGTGTTGTTGTCAAGCCCGGCCTATCCTTAAATATGAATGCAACTTGAGAACGGCTCATCCAAAGTCCTAAATACCATACTCGGCCACTCTATTAAAAGTTCCAAACCAACCTAAGATATAAACCCATTTGGTGAACTGGATAAGCTGCTTCCTACTCATAAAGCCACGGAAAAGACGAAGAAAGAGGGtccatttttaataattgaatgAGAAACCTGAAACTTAAATCCCATCAATAGTTATTCAGGTACCATTACCTCACACTCTCAAACCATTTTCCCCAAAATTGAAATCAAcaaaatgtaacgccccaatggaacgctgaaaccacatgacctatactctaaaaggactagtcaatcattcaattggagccctattgaaatcttataaagagtaagaacttctcattcccaaacaatgtgagatctcatacaccacctactcctATCCTTATCGAATGAGATATCACACAAAAGCTATGAAATAAATCAGCTATAGGTTCAGGGTAGCAAAAGCAATAGCATCAAGGATTTCTTCATcaggaaaaatatcaaaatgaacTTTGAGATCCTCACAATCAGATACAACTAGCACCGAACATTAGCAGTGGCAGGGCATAGCTGTTGTCTCT
Encoded proteins:
- the LOC121268435 gene encoding protein EARLY RESPONSIVE TO DEHYDRATION 15-like, coding for MAMVSGGRSTLNPNAPLFIPAAFRQVEDFSPEWWQLVTTSSWYHDYWLSQRQGEDSFCDNAEDDFDGIDVADLLPETFEFDDGGDFSNMEAQFEEYFVQSSEHRGLEMNAETLVKNLKTLDERGPKSPVQPAKKYNEKPAKYVNPKCSPRRIQQPR